A window of Barnesiella propionica genomic DNA:
TTACTTCTGCTGCTACCACTACTTTCTGGAATTACGGTAATGAAAAATTTAAAATCAATCTGATTGACACTCCGGGACACGTTGACTTCACCGTAGAGGTAGAACGTTCCTTGCGTGTGCTTGACGGTGCTGTTGCTGCATTTTGTGCTGTAGGTGGTGTAGAACCTCAGTCCGAAACAGTTTGGCGCCAAGCAGATAAATATAATGTTCCCCGTCTCGGTTATGTAAATAAAATGGACCGTTCGGGTGCAAATTTCTTTGAAGTGGTTCGCCAGCTCAAAGATGTATTGGGGGCAAACCCTTGTCCTATTCAGATTCCTATCGGTGCTGAAGAAACTTTTAAAGGTGTAGTCGATTTGATTACGATGAAAGCTCTTTACTGGCATGATGAAACTATGGGTGCTGATTATAGCGAAGAGGAAATTCCTGCCAGCCTGAAAGAAGAAGCTGAAGAATGGAGAGATAAAATGTTAGAAAAGATCGCCGAATGTGACGATGCTTTGATGGAAAAATATTTTAGCGATCCATCTACTATTACTGAAGATGAAATACGTGCTGCTATACGCAAAGGAACTTTGGCTATGGAAATCGTTCCTATGATATGCGGTTCTTCTTTCAAAAATAAAGGTGTTCAGAAACTGTTGGATGCAGTTTGTGCATTCCTTCCAAGTCCTATCGATACGGCTGCTGTAGTGGGTCATGCAATCGATGATCCTGAAAAAGAAATCGTAAGAAATCCTTCTTTCGATCAGCCGATGTGTGCTTTGGCATTTAAGATCGCTACCGACCCCTATGTAGGACGCCTTTGCTTCTTCCGTGTATATTCTGGAGAAATTGAAGCCGGTTCATACATATATAACTCTCGTTCCGGTAAAAAAGAACGTATTTCCCGTTTATTCCAGATGCATTCGAACAAACAGAATCCGAAAGAATCTATCGAATGTGGAGATATAGGTGCAGGAGTAGGTTTTAAAGATATTCGTACAGGTGATACGTTGTGTGCGGAAAATGCTCCTATCGTACTTGAAGCTATGGACTTCCCCGATCCCGTTATCGGTATTGCTGTTGAGCCTAAAACGCAAAAAGATCTTGATAAGTTAGGTGTAGGTTTGCAGAAATTGGCTGAGGAAGATCCCACTTTCCGTGTACAGACAAATGAAGAAACAGGACAGACGGTAATTAGTGGTATGGGTGAGCTTCACTTGGATATTATTATCGACCGTTTGAAGCGTGAATTTAAAGTAGAATGTAATCAAGGACGTCCTCAGGTTACCTATAAGGAGGCTATTACCAAGCCTGTTGAGTTGCGTGAAGTGTTTAAAAAGCAAACAGGTGGACGTGGTAAATTTGCCGATATTATTGTACGTGTTGAACCTGCTGACGATTCATTTGAAGGAACATTGCAATTTGTAGATGAAGTAAAGGGAGGTAATATCCCTAAAGAATTCATTCCTTCGGTACAAAAAGGTTTCACCAATGCTATGAAAAATGGTGTTTTGGCTGGATATCCTTTAGATCGTCTTAAAGTTACCTTGTTAGATGGTTCGTTTCACCCGGTTGACTCGGATCAGTTGTCTTTCGAGCTTTGTGCTATTCAGGCATTTAAGAAAGCTTCTGAAAAGGCAGGTCCTGTGTTGATGGAACCTATCATGAAAATAGAAGTGGTTACTCCGGAAGAAAGTATGGGTGATGTGATTTCCGACCTTAATAAACGTCGTGGGCAAGTTGAAGGTATGGAGTCGAGCCGTTCGGGTGCACGTGTCGTAAAGGCAAAAGCTCCTTTGGCCGAGATGTTCGGTTATGTGACCGCTTTACGTACAATCACTTCGGGGCGTGCAACCTCTACTATGACGTTCTCTCACTACGAAGTAGTAAGTGCGTCGATCGCTAAGTCTGTATTGACCGAAGCTAACGGTAGAGTAGATTTGTTGTAATAAATGTTATTATTATTAATATCAATATGAGCCAAAAAATCAGAATTAAATTAAAATCTTACGATCACAACTTGGTTGATAAATCGGCTGAGAAGATTGTTAAGACGGTGAAAGCTACAGGTGCAGTAGTAAGCGGTCCTATACCCCTCCCTACCCACAAACGTATTTTCACTGTAAACCGTTCGACTTTTGTAAATAAAAAGTCAAGAGAACAGTTCGAATTGTCTTCATTCAAGCGGTTAATCGACATCTACAGCTCTACTGCAAAAACAGTAGATGCATTGATGAAGTTGGAGTTGCCCAGTGGAGTGGAAGTAGAAATTAAAGTGTGATTTAAAAATTAAGAGAAATGCCAGGATTATTAGGAAAAAAAATCGGAATGACATCCGTTTTCAGTGCCGATGGTAAAAATGTTCCATGCACTGTTATCGAAGTTGGTCCTTGTGTAGTTACTCAACTGAAAACCATTGAAAATGATGGTTATGAAGCTGTACAGGTGGGTTTTGTTGATAAAAAAGACAAACACACTACCAAACCGGAAGCCGGACACTTCAAAAAAGCTGGAGTAACACCCAAGAGACACTTGGCCGAGTTCAAAGGTTTTGAAACAAGCTACAATTTAGGTGATACAATCACAGTTGACTTGTTCGAAGGTACCGAATATGTAGATGTAATCGGTACATCAAAGGGTAAAGGTTTCCAGGGTGTAGTAAAACGTCATGGTTTCGGTGGTGTAGGTCAGTCTACTCACGGTCAGCATAACCGTTTACGTGCCCCCGGTTCTATAGGTGCATGTTCTTATCCTGCCCGTGTGTTCAAAGGAACTCGTATGGCTGGTCAGACAGGTGGCGACAGAGTAACTGTACAAAACCTTCAAGTGTTAAAAGTAATGCCGGAACACAATCTTTTGCTTATCAAAGGATCGGTACCGGGAAGTAAAGGTTCAATCGTAATAATTGAAAAATAATGGAACTGAGCGTATATAACATTAAAGGTGAGGACACGGGAAAGAAAGTTGCCTTGAGCGATGCCGTTTTTGGCATTGAGCCCAATGAACATGCTATTTATCTGGACGTAAAACAGTTTTTAGCAAACTCTCGCCAGGGAACTCACAAGTCGAAAGAAAGAAGCGAAGTATCGGGAAGTACCCGTAAGCTGAAAAAGCAAAAAGGTACGGGAGGAGCTCGTAGTGGTGATATCAACTCGCCGGTTATGGTAGGTGGAGGACGCGTATTCGGCCCTAAACCACGTGATTATCGTTTTAAATTGAATAAAAAAGTAAAAAATTTGGCTCGTAAGAGTGCATTGACATTTAAGGCTCAGGAAAATGCAATTATCGTAGTCGAAGATTTTACTTTCGAAGCTCCTAAAACTAAAGAATTTGTTAGCTTGGCTAAAAACCTGCAAGTAGCTGATAAAAAGTTACTTTTAGTTTTAGCAGACCAAAATAAAAGCGTATATTTGTCCGCTCGTAATTTAGCAAACGCAAAAGTAGTGACAGTTTCTGAACTCAATACGTACAAGGTGTTGGATAACAATGCTTTGGTTCTTACCGAGAGCTCATTGGCTGTTATTAATAATCTTTAAAGTAGAGGAGGCTTGAAATGAAAGTGATAATAAAACCTATCGTGACGGAGAAAATGACCGCATTAGGCGAAAAGCTTAACCGCTACGGCTTTTGTGTGGATCCGCGAGCAAATAAGCTGCAGATAAAGAAAGCAGTGGAAGATTTATACGGTGTAACCGTAAAAGCAGTAAATACGATGAACTATAACGGAAAAAACAAGAGCCGTTATACCAAATCTGGTCTTATACAAGGACGTACTGCAGCTTATAAGAAAGCTATGGTTACATTAAAAGAAGGTGAAACTATTGATTTTTATAGCAATATTTAATTAGAAAATGGCAGTACGTAAATTAAAGCCCACAACACCGGGGCAGAGACACAAAATTATTGGTGCATTTGATAAAATCACTGCTAGTGCGCCAGAAAAGTCTCTTGTAGTAGGTACAAAAAAATCGGGTGGACGTAACAACGAAGGGCATAGAACTATGCGCTATATTGGTGGCGGACACAAACGTAAATTCAGATTTATTGACTTCAAGAGAAGAAAAGACGGTGTGCCGGCAACAGTAAAAGCAATTGAGTACGATCCTAATCGTTCGGCTCGTATCGCTTTATTATATTATGTTGACGGTGAAAAGAGTTATATTATTGCACCCAACGGCTTAGAAGTGGGAGCAACTGTAATGTCTGGCGAAAATGCTGCACCTGAGATAGGTAATGCATTGCCATTGAAAAACATTCCTATCGGTACGGTAATTCATAATATTGAATTACGTCCGGGGCAGGGAGCTTTCATGGTTCGTTCGGCGGGTACTTTTGCTCAATTGACTTCGAGAGAAGGAGATTACGCAATTATCAAATTACCTTCAGGTGAAACGAGGAAGATACTTGCTACATGTAAAGCTACTATCGGTAGCGTAGGAAACTCCGACCACGCATTGGAAAGATCTGGAAAAGCAGGTCGTTCTCGCTGGTTGGGCCGTCGTCCTCGCAACAGAGGTGTTACGATGAACCCGGTAGATCACCCGATGGGTGGTGGTGAAGGCCGTTCATCAGGAGGACATCCAAGATCTCGTAAAGGCTTGTATGCAAAGGGTCTTAAGACGAGAGCTCCGAAGAAGCATTCTTCAAAGTATATTATTGAAAGAAGGAAAAAGTAATCTGATTAATTGAAACAATTATGAGTCGTTCATTAAAAAAAGGCCCATATATCAGTGTGAAGCTGGATAAAAAAGTAGCTGCCATGGAGGCAACAGGCAAAAAGTCTGTTATTAAGACATGGTCGCGTGCATCTATGATTTCTCCGGATTTCGTAGGTCATACTTTTGCAGTTCACAATGGTAATAAATTTATTCCCGTGTACGTTACCGAAAACATGGTAGGTCACAAGTTGGGCGAATTTGCCCCTACTCGTAACTTCCGTGGTCATGGTGGTAACAAGAAAAAATAAGGGCCTGAACGGGAATTGAGAATTTCTAATAAAAAAAAGAATTAAAAAATGGGTGCAAGAAAAAGAATATCAGCCGAAAAAAGGAAGGAAGCCCAGAAAACTCAGTATTTTGCTAAGTTAAATAATGTTCCTACTTCTCCCCGTAAAATGCGTCTTGTCGCAGATATGGTAAGAGGAATGGAAGTATTCAAAGCTCTTGGCGTACTTAAGTTTTCTAACAAGGAAGCTTCTGCAAGACTGGAGAAATTGTTACGTTCTGCCATTGCCAATTGGGAGAATAAAAACGAACGTAAGGCCGAAAACGGAGAACTTTTCATTACAGAAATCTATGTAGATGCTGCTGCAATGTTGAAAAGACTGCGTCCGGCTCCTCAGGGCAGAGGATACAGAATTCGTAAACGTTCGAACCACGTAACTTTGTTTGTTGACACAATGAGTAAAAACGATAACAAAAATTAAGCTGGATGGGACAGAAAGTAAATCCGATAAGTAACCGTTTGGGAATCATCAGAGGATGGGATTCTAACTGGTATGGCGGCAAAAACTATGGAGATACCCTGCTGGAGGATAGCAAAATCCGCAAGTATCTCAGCGCCCGTCTTGCAAAAGCGAGCGTGTCACGTATAGTGATTGAACGCACATTGAAACTGATAACAATTACGGTTTGTACTGCAAGACCGGGTATTATCATCGGTAAAGGAGGTCAGGAAGTTGATAAACTTAAAGAAGAACTCAAGAAAATTACCGATAAAGATGTACAGATCAATATTTATGAAGTAAAAAGACCTGAACTCGATGCCGAAATCGTTGCAAGCAATATAGCTCGCCAAATCGAAGGTAAAATAGCTTACCGTCGTGCCGTTAAAATGGCTATTGCTTCTACTATGCGTATGGGGGCAGAGGGAATTAAAGTTCAAGTATCAGGACGTTTGAATGGAGCTGAAATGGCTCGTTCGGAAATGTATAAAGAAGGAAGAACACCTCTTCATACGTTGCGTGCCGATATTGACTATGCTTTAGCTGAAGCATTGACAAAGGTAGGTTTAATTGGTGTTAAGGTTTGGATTTGCCGTGGTGAAGTTTACGGTAAAAAAGACTTGGCTCCAGCCTTTACAAACAATGCGAAGGAGTCTCGTGGCGGTAACAATGGCGGTGCCCCCAAAAAAGGCTTCAGAAAACAAAAAACGAATCGTTAACGAATTGAATTAACACAAGATGTTACAACCGAAGAAGACAAAATTCAGAAGGCAACAGAAAGGGCGTATGAAAGGTTACGCTCAAAGAGGTAATCAGTTGGCCTTCGGTTCTTTTGGTATAAAATGTTTGCAATCGAAATGGATAACCGGACGTCAGATAGAAGCTGCCCGTGTCGCTGTTACCCGTTATATGCAACGTCAAGGTCAGATCTGGATCAGAATTTTCCCGGATAAACCGATTACCAAAAAACCAGCAGAAGTACGTATGGGTAAAGGAAAAGGTTCGCCTGAAGGATTCGTGGCTCCTGTTACCCCTGGTAGAGTTTTAATCGAGGTCGAAGGTGTTCCTTTTGAAGTAGCGAAAGAAGCTTTGCGTCTGGCTGCACAAAAATTGCCGGTGACTACTAAGTTTATAGTTCGTCGTGACTACGATGCAAGTCAAAATGTGTAATAAGGTATGAAGAAAGCAGAAATCAAAGAATTGGGTTCCAAGGAATTGGCTGAAAGACTGGACGCTGCAGTCGTAGCTCTCAACCAGTTGGAAATAAATCATAGTGTTTCTCCCTTGGACAGTCCTGCTAAGATAACCAAAGAACGCAGGATGATTGCGCGCATGAAATGTGAGTTGCGCAAAAGAGAACTTAATAAACAATAACCAACCAAGCCAGATGGAAAAAAGAAATTTAAGAAAAGAGAGAGTTGGGGTTGTTAGCAGCAATAAAATGGAAAAGACCATTACCGTTGCCGTTAAATGGAAAGAAAAACACCCCATTTATGGTAAGTTCGTTAGTAAAACGAAAAAATACCATGCTCACGACGAAAAAAACGAGTGTAACATTGGCGATACAGTGAGATTGATGGAAACTCGTCCTCTGAGCAAAACAAAAAGATGGAGATTAGTAGAAATAATCGAAAGAGCTAAGTAATATGATACAACAAGAATCAAGACTTACAGTAGCCGATAACAGCGGAGCAAAGGAAGCTCTTTGTATTCGCGTGTTAGGTGGTACAGGCCGTCGATATGCTTCCGTAGGAGATATTATAGTAGTTGCTATAAAAAGTGTTATCCCTTCGAGCGATGTAAAAAAAGGTACTGTATCTAAAGCCGTTGTAGTACGTACGAAAAAAGAAATCCGTCGTCAGGATGGTTCTTATATTCGTTTCGATGACAACGCATGTGTATTATTGAATGGCGCTGGCGAAATCAGAGGTAGCCGTATTTTCGGACCGGTGGCGAGAGAATTACGTGCAACCAATATGAAAATAGTTTCGTTGGCTCCTGAAGTACTTTAATGTAAATAAGAAAGTTAATGAGTAAATTACACATTAAAAAGGGTGATACCGTATATGTAAACGCCGGAAGTGATAAAGGAAGAACCGGTCGTGTTTTAAGCGTATTGGTAAAAGAAAACCGTGCGATCGTAGAAGGTATCAATATGGTGTCTAAGAGCACCAAACCTAATGCTAAGAATCCCCAGGGAGGTATAGTGAAAAAAGAAGCTCCTCTTCATATCTCAAATCTCAATCTGTTAGATCCGAAGACGCAAAAACCGACTCGTATCGGTCGTAAGAGAAATGAAGAAGGTGTTTTAGTGCGTTATTCTAAAAAATCAGGAGAGGAGATCAAATAATGAGCAACACCGTAAATCTGAAAAAAGATTATCTGGAAAGAATCGTGCCCGCTTTGGAAAAAGAATTTAATTATTCTTCCGTTATGCAGGTACCAGTCTTGAAGAAGATCGTTATCAACCAAGGTCTTGGTCAAGCTACTGCAGACAAAAAAATCATTGAAACTGCTATTACCGAGTTAACGGCAATCACAGGTCAGAAGGCTGTGGCTACTCTTTCTCGTAAAGATATTTCGAATTTTAAACTGCGTAAAAAAATGCCTATCGGTGTGATGGTTACATTGCGTCGTGAAAGAATGTACGAATTCCTTGAAAGACTTATTCGTGTGGCTTTGCCCCGTATACGTGACTTCAAAGGTATCGAAGGCAAACTTGACGGAAGAGGTAATTATACCCTCGGTATTCAGGAACAAATTATTTTCCCTGAAATAAATATCGACAGTATTACTAAAATATTAGGAATGAAT
This region includes:
- the fusA gene encoding elongation factor G, with the protein product MAKSDAHLKYTRNIGIMAHIDAGKTTTSERILFYTGLTHKIGEVHDGAATMDWMEQEQERGITITSAATTTFWNYGNEKFKINLIDTPGHVDFTVEVERSLRVLDGAVAAFCAVGGVEPQSETVWRQADKYNVPRLGYVNKMDRSGANFFEVVRQLKDVLGANPCPIQIPIGAEETFKGVVDLITMKALYWHDETMGADYSEEEIPASLKEEAEEWRDKMLEKIAECDDALMEKYFSDPSTITEDEIRAAIRKGTLAMEIVPMICGSSFKNKGVQKLLDAVCAFLPSPIDTAAVVGHAIDDPEKEIVRNPSFDQPMCALAFKIATDPYVGRLCFFRVYSGEIEAGSYIYNSRSGKKERISRLFQMHSNKQNPKESIECGDIGAGVGFKDIRTGDTLCAENAPIVLEAMDFPDPVIGIAVEPKTQKDLDKLGVGLQKLAEEDPTFRVQTNEETGQTVISGMGELHLDIIIDRLKREFKVECNQGRPQVTYKEAITKPVELREVFKKQTGGRGKFADIIVRVEPADDSFEGTLQFVDEVKGGNIPKEFIPSVQKGFTNAMKNGVLAGYPLDRLKVTLLDGSFHPVDSDQLSFELCAIQAFKKASEKAGPVLMEPIMKIEVVTPEESMGDVISDLNKRRGQVEGMESSRSGARVVKAKAPLAEMFGYVTALRTITSGRATSTMTFSHYEVVSASIAKSVLTEANGRVDLL
- the rpsJ gene encoding 30S ribosomal protein S10 encodes the protein MSQKIRIKLKSYDHNLVDKSAEKIVKTVKATGAVVSGPIPLPTHKRIFTVNRSTFVNKKSREQFELSSFKRLIDIYSSTAKTVDALMKLELPSGVEVEIKV
- the rplC gene encoding 50S ribosomal protein L3, which translates into the protein MPGLLGKKIGMTSVFSADGKNVPCTVIEVGPCVVTQLKTIENDGYEAVQVGFVDKKDKHTTKPEAGHFKKAGVTPKRHLAEFKGFETSYNLGDTITVDLFEGTEYVDVIGTSKGKGFQGVVKRHGFGGVGQSTHGQHNRLRAPGSIGACSYPARVFKGTRMAGQTGGDRVTVQNLQVLKVMPEHNLLLIKGSVPGSKGSIVIIEK
- the rplD gene encoding 50S ribosomal protein L4, with the protein product MELSVYNIKGEDTGKKVALSDAVFGIEPNEHAIYLDVKQFLANSRQGTHKSKERSEVSGSTRKLKKQKGTGGARSGDINSPVMVGGGRVFGPKPRDYRFKLNKKVKNLARKSALTFKAQENAIIVVEDFTFEAPKTKEFVSLAKNLQVADKKLLLVLADQNKSVYLSARNLANAKVVTVSELNTYKVLDNNALVLTESSLAVINNL
- the rplW gene encoding 50S ribosomal protein L23 codes for the protein MKVIIKPIVTEKMTALGEKLNRYGFCVDPRANKLQIKKAVEDLYGVTVKAVNTMNYNGKNKSRYTKSGLIQGRTAAYKKAMVTLKEGETIDFYSNI
- the rplB gene encoding 50S ribosomal protein L2, which produces MAVRKLKPTTPGQRHKIIGAFDKITASAPEKSLVVGTKKSGGRNNEGHRTMRYIGGGHKRKFRFIDFKRRKDGVPATVKAIEYDPNRSARIALLYYVDGEKSYIIAPNGLEVGATVMSGENAAPEIGNALPLKNIPIGTVIHNIELRPGQGAFMVRSAGTFAQLTSREGDYAIIKLPSGETRKILATCKATIGSVGNSDHALERSGKAGRSRWLGRRPRNRGVTMNPVDHPMGGGEGRSSGGHPRSRKGLYAKGLKTRAPKKHSSKYIIERRKK
- the rpsS gene encoding 30S ribosomal protein S19; translated protein: MSRSLKKGPYISVKLDKKVAAMEATGKKSVIKTWSRASMISPDFVGHTFAVHNGNKFIPVYVTENMVGHKLGEFAPTRNFRGHGGNKKK
- the rplV gene encoding 50S ribosomal protein L22 codes for the protein MGARKRISAEKRKEAQKTQYFAKLNNVPTSPRKMRLVADMVRGMEVFKALGVLKFSNKEASARLEKLLRSAIANWENKNERKAENGELFITEIYVDAAAMLKRLRPAPQGRGYRIRKRSNHVTLFVDTMSKNDNKN
- the rpsC gene encoding 30S ribosomal protein S3 yields the protein MGQKVNPISNRLGIIRGWDSNWYGGKNYGDTLLEDSKIRKYLSARLAKASVSRIVIERTLKLITITVCTARPGIIIGKGGQEVDKLKEELKKITDKDVQINIYEVKRPELDAEIVASNIARQIEGKIAYRRAVKMAIASTMRMGAEGIKVQVSGRLNGAEMARSEMYKEGRTPLHTLRADIDYALAEALTKVGLIGVKVWICRGEVYGKKDLAPAFTNNAKESRGGNNGGAPKKGFRKQKTNR
- the rplP gene encoding 50S ribosomal protein L16, producing the protein MLQPKKTKFRRQQKGRMKGYAQRGNQLAFGSFGIKCLQSKWITGRQIEAARVAVTRYMQRQGQIWIRIFPDKPITKKPAEVRMGKGKGSPEGFVAPVTPGRVLIEVEGVPFEVAKEALRLAAQKLPVTTKFIVRRDYDASQNV
- the rpmC gene encoding 50S ribosomal protein L29 — protein: MKKAEIKELGSKELAERLDAAVVALNQLEINHSVSPLDSPAKITKERRMIARMKCELRKRELNKQ
- the rpsQ gene encoding 30S ribosomal protein S17; translated protein: MEKRNLRKERVGVVSSNKMEKTITVAVKWKEKHPIYGKFVSKTKKYHAHDEKNECNIGDTVRLMETRPLSKTKRWRLVEIIERAK
- the rplN gene encoding 50S ribosomal protein L14, which translates into the protein MIQQESRLTVADNSGAKEALCIRVLGGTGRRYASVGDIIVVAIKSVIPSSDVKKGTVSKAVVVRTKKEIRRQDGSYIRFDDNACVLLNGAGEIRGSRIFGPVARELRATNMKIVSLAPEVL
- the rplX gene encoding 50S ribosomal protein L24; its protein translation is MSKLHIKKGDTVYVNAGSDKGRTGRVLSVLVKENRAIVEGINMVSKSTKPNAKNPQGGIVKKEAPLHISNLNLLDPKTQKPTRIGRKRNEEGVLVRYSKKSGEEIK
- the rplE gene encoding 50S ribosomal protein L5 yields the protein MSNTVNLKKDYLERIVPALEKEFNYSSVMQVPVLKKIVINQGLGQATADKKIIETAITELTAITGQKAVATLSRKDISNFKLRKKMPIGVMVTLRRERMYEFLERLIRVALPRIRDFKGIEGKLDGRGNYTLGIQEQIIFPEINIDSITKILGMNITFVTSAKTDEEGYALLKEFGLPFKNAKKD